One window of the Pradoshia eiseniae genome contains the following:
- a CDS encoding flavodoxin domain-containing protein, with product MKAAIIYTSKTGNTEELALELHGCLSRHIPTDIYTAGRISPSQLNDYEIIIIGTYTWGMGEIPLEMMSLYEWIECQNVNHLTTAVFGTGDRFYPNFCGAVDKFRDMLYVHTNLAATLKVELSPQRSDREKCERFADILMKRISKQASPV from the coding sequence ATGAAAGCTGCCATTATTTATACCTCGAAAACTGGCAATACGGAGGAGCTCGCGCTGGAATTGCACGGGTGCCTTTCGCGGCATATTCCTACGGATATTTATACGGCAGGCCGCATTTCACCGAGCCAGCTGAACGATTATGAGATTATTATCATCGGTACCTACACTTGGGGGATGGGGGAAATCCCGCTTGAGATGATGTCCTTATATGAATGGATTGAATGCCAGAATGTGAACCATCTCACCACAGCTGTCTTTGGAACAGGTGACCGCTTCTATCCGAACTTCTGCGGGGCGGTCGATAAGTTTCGGGATATGCTCTATGTCCATACTAATCTCGCCGCCACCTTAAAGGTTGAGCTCTCCCCGCAGCGCAGTGACAGAGAGAAATGTGAGAGGTTTGCTGACATTTTAATGAAGCGAATCAGCAAACAGGCCTCTCCGGTATGA
- a CDS encoding ABC transporter permease subunit: protein MMIGVIMISGLPELFRGIGFHFADYLESIKSVIQALLNPRTIEYGGVGRTIFPEIFIPYGNTLFIIAVSFIGSVVIAFLLTYIILLLGRRFTAKIEWALSLLQALPDLFYIAFSQWMIVLIFKSTGLLIMEVASDGTFSSLGLPLFCLSLPLVLLLTKYLLQQFMDEKRKMYVEYASSKGFSELYIFNKHIFRNVFFSLINYSKTVIWFMISNLIIIEYLFSINGLVGFIYRYLTPEVFAIGTIMLMLPVMAFYELAQLLIPQKRRG from the coding sequence ATGATGATAGGGGTCATTATGATCAGCGGGCTTCCTGAACTATTCAGGGGAATTGGCTTTCATTTCGCTGACTATCTTGAAAGTATAAAATCCGTCATACAAGCGCTCCTGAATCCTCGGACGATCGAATATGGAGGTGTAGGGCGGACCATCTTTCCGGAAATTTTCATACCTTATGGAAATACGTTGTTCATCATTGCCGTCAGCTTTATTGGATCTGTTGTAATTGCCTTCTTATTGACGTACATAATCTTACTGTTAGGCAGAAGATTTACAGCAAAGATTGAATGGGCTTTATCCTTGCTTCAAGCTCTTCCGGATTTATTCTACATAGCGTTTTCGCAATGGATGATTGTCCTGATTTTTAAAAGTACAGGCCTTCTGATTATGGAGGTGGCAAGTGATGGCACCTTCAGTAGTCTGGGATTGCCGCTATTCTGTCTCTCGCTGCCGCTAGTCTTGCTTCTGACGAAGTATTTGCTGCAGCAATTTATGGATGAAAAGAGGAAAATGTATGTGGAGTATGCCTCTTCAAAGGGATTCTCGGAACTGTATATTTTCAATAAACATATTTTCCGGAACGTGTTCTTCAGCTTAATCAATTACTCTAAAACGGTTATATGGTTTATGATTTCTAATTTAATCATTATTGAATACCTATTTAGCATTAATGGATTAGTCGGGTTTATTTACCGTTATCTTACACCTGAGGTCTTTGCAATTGGTACGATTATGCTTATGCTGCCTGTCATGGCTTTTTATGAATTAGCCCAATTGCTTATCCCGCAAAAAAGGAGGGGATAA
- a CDS encoding peptide ABC transporter permease, which produces MFKWIIRSKSFMAGFLFLSVLMLLSIGNTVFNNGEIRRDVFLSDEKGNIIDAAPYPPFTVFPLGSDLDGYDLLHMMIEGAKITIGIALLIAVLRIVLGLLIGSLLGMYARRWIALFEKVFSSFTLIPLTLVAAFLLHNVLIMQPDGFANPFWQRVLFEVFILTIYAVPTLAIFQANEIKRLHEEDFMEAASVLGGGPWHKMKVHIFPHLKENLMQISIQQFIQVLIVLSHLGVLNLFFGGTFVDYGAGGPPKSMYYEWSGLVGTYFRSLNFHPWIALVPIGFFTLTILAAQLMLNGIKKASEQAEEEKKIRHSASLPLQNNHSEQGLFSLHQSKEA; this is translated from the coding sequence ATGTTTAAATGGATCATCAGAAGCAAATCATTCATGGCAGGGTTTCTGTTTTTAAGTGTATTAATGCTTTTAAGTATTGGCAACACCGTATTCAATAATGGGGAAATCCGCCGTGATGTTTTTCTGTCAGACGAGAAGGGTAATATCATTGATGCTGCGCCATATCCTCCATTTACCGTGTTCCCGCTTGGGTCTGATTTGGATGGGTATGACCTCTTGCATATGATGATCGAGGGAGCGAAGATTACGATTGGGATTGCTCTTTTGATCGCGGTCTTGCGTATAGTGCTTGGTCTTTTAATAGGTTCATTGCTCGGAATGTATGCGCGCAGATGGATTGCTCTTTTTGAGAAAGTCTTTTCAAGCTTCACGCTGATTCCGCTTACTTTAGTAGCTGCCTTTTTGCTGCATAATGTTTTAATCATGCAGCCAGATGGATTTGCGAACCCGTTTTGGCAGAGAGTGCTCTTTGAGGTCTTTATTTTGACGATTTATGCGGTTCCCACACTAGCCATATTCCAGGCAAATGAGATTAAGCGGCTGCATGAGGAGGATTTTATGGAAGCTGCCAGTGTGCTTGGCGGTGGTCCCTGGCATAAAATGAAGGTACATATCTTTCCTCATTTGAAGGAAAATTTAATGCAAATCTCGATTCAGCAATTCATTCAAGTCTTAATCGTTCTTTCCCATTTAGGGGTGCTCAACCTCTTTTTTGGCGGTACTTTTGTCGATTATGGGGCTGGCGGGCCGCCTAAGTCGATGTATTATGAATGGTCAGGGTTGGTAGGGACTTATTTCCGGTCACTTAATTTCCACCCTTGGATTGCGCTTGTGCCGATTGGCTTTTTCACATTGACGATTCTCGCGGCACAGCTGATGCTAAATGGGATAAAGAAAGCGAGTGAACAAGCGGAAGAGGAGAAAAAAATACGGCATTCTGCTTCCTTGCCGCTTCAGAATAACCATAGTGAGCAGGGGTTATTTTCCCTGCATCAGAGTAAAGAGGCATAA
- a CDS encoding cation-translocating P-type ATPase has translation MERNEPGLPESTLQEIQKIDPITWAKRDASFALSSLKTNPGGLSEAEVQVRQKILGYNEMEQKRSFNPLKCFIEKLVGLLAIMLWAASILAFISGTPLLSYVIWAIILINAIFSFIQENRADKALQALSKMMPSHVKVYRDGELKSIHAEQLVPGDVVSLTAGDKVPADCRILSSNHLMVNNSMLTGESLPVNRCEAIDTHINGPVSDCINLIFAGTSITGGEAKAVVYGTGKQTQIGMITETTAQIKREKSTLEIQIQRITKILATFAVTIGILAFCVSIFLTDIEVNAALIFAIGMIVANIPEGLMPTVSLSLALSVQRMAKKNALVRKPSAVETLSSTTVICTDKTGTLTQNAMVTKKIWTPDGLIDISGNGYEKTGDLSGITAQNRLGLERFFISAILCSETMLKTAENNPKEWEYIGNPTEAAILIAAEKYGLNVEETKQLFKRESLQPFSSENKYMTVIAKNESANAFPVGTLINFTKGDPLKISEKCQYMYRNGKAVKMTEEDRLEVQAINDEMASEGYRILAVSCSGPKDDTLMLLGLAIMYDPPKDGVFEAVRDCHRAGIKITVVTGDYSKTALSIAQQTGIAEAQYVIITGEELRRLNEGELAKKIDTDCPVIFARTTPQDKLKIVTAYQSLGHVVAATGDGINDVLALKKADIGISMGKNGSDAAIETSDVVLLDDHFATIVEAIKEGRAIYENIRKFISYILASNIPEIVPFLVMGLFNIPLALPILLVLAIDLGTDIVPAISLGKELPDDDVLDQPPRKKESNILDRPTILRAYGFLGVIQAACLFIAFFFAWDYFGYTFREIRSFTDIIATNTAPNGVMHAYSYAITLGFGAIIACQIGNLLESRSFRQPFFQSFNKPNSLMIWGIVLEIILFLLISYTPLFQYVFGTAALEWQHLILLPIFTVLFMLCEEIRKWVVRRTTIG, from the coding sequence ATGGAAAGAAATGAACCAGGATTACCTGAAAGCACATTGCAGGAAATACAAAAGATAGACCCAATAACATGGGCAAAAAGAGATGCTAGCTTTGCACTTAGCTCACTAAAAACAAATCCCGGCGGATTATCTGAAGCCGAGGTTCAGGTTAGACAGAAAATATTAGGCTATAACGAGATGGAACAAAAGAGAAGCTTCAATCCTCTTAAATGTTTTATAGAGAAACTTGTCGGATTATTAGCGATTATGCTTTGGGCAGCTAGTATTCTTGCCTTCATTTCCGGCACACCCTTGCTGAGTTATGTCATATGGGCAATCATATTGATTAATGCTATCTTTTCCTTCATTCAAGAGAACCGGGCTGATAAAGCCTTGCAAGCTTTGTCTAAGATGATGCCGAGCCATGTGAAGGTATATCGCGACGGGGAACTGAAATCCATCCATGCTGAACAATTGGTCCCAGGGGATGTCGTAAGCCTCACTGCAGGCGATAAAGTCCCTGCCGATTGCCGGATTCTTTCCTCGAATCACTTGATGGTTAATAACTCGATGCTGACTGGTGAATCATTGCCGGTGAATCGCTGCGAAGCAATAGACACACACATCAATGGACCTGTAAGTGATTGCATCAACTTAATTTTTGCCGGTACATCCATTACTGGCGGAGAAGCAAAAGCAGTCGTTTACGGAACAGGTAAACAGACACAAATCGGTATGATTACTGAAACAACGGCTCAAATTAAACGAGAGAAGAGCACATTAGAGATTCAAATCCAGCGAATTACCAAGATTTTGGCCACCTTCGCGGTTACCATTGGGATCTTGGCCTTTTGTGTTTCTATCTTCCTGACTGATATTGAAGTCAATGCAGCGTTAATCTTCGCCATCGGAATGATTGTCGCAAACATTCCGGAGGGCTTGATGCCTACCGTCAGCCTATCCCTTGCATTAAGCGTACAGCGAATGGCCAAGAAGAATGCGTTGGTCAGAAAGCCATCAGCGGTTGAAACCCTTAGCTCGACGACCGTCATTTGTACAGATAAGACAGGGACTCTCACACAAAATGCCATGGTCACAAAAAAGATATGGACACCGGACGGCTTAATTGACATTAGCGGAAATGGCTATGAAAAGACTGGCGACCTTAGCGGAATTACCGCACAAAATCGGCTGGGCCTTGAACGCTTTTTCATATCTGCCATCCTATGCTCAGAAACCATGCTGAAAACAGCCGAGAATAACCCAAAAGAGTGGGAGTATATTGGCAATCCAACAGAGGCTGCCATTTTAATTGCCGCCGAGAAATATGGTCTGAACGTCGAAGAAACAAAGCAGCTATTTAAAAGAGAGAGCCTGCAGCCCTTTAGCTCCGAAAATAAATATATGACGGTCATCGCAAAAAATGAATCAGCTAACGCTTTCCCTGTTGGCACATTAATTAATTTCACAAAAGGGGATCCACTTAAAATCTCTGAAAAATGCCAGTATATGTATCGAAATGGGAAAGCCGTAAAAATGACGGAGGAGGACCGTTTAGAAGTTCAGGCCATCAATGACGAAATGGCGAGCGAAGGCTATCGTATTCTGGCTGTTTCCTGTTCAGGTCCAAAAGACGACACACTCATGCTGCTCGGCCTTGCCATCATGTATGACCCGCCGAAGGATGGCGTATTTGAAGCGGTACGTGACTGCCATCGTGCAGGTATCAAAATCACGGTCGTTACCGGGGATTATAGCAAAACGGCCCTTTCCATCGCGCAGCAAACAGGCATCGCCGAGGCTCAATATGTCATCATTACCGGTGAGGAGTTGAGACGATTAAACGAGGGGGAGCTTGCGAAGAAAATAGATACAGATTGTCCGGTTATTTTTGCACGGACAACACCGCAAGACAAATTGAAAATTGTCACTGCTTATCAAAGTCTCGGTCATGTCGTCGCAGCAACCGGTGATGGAATCAATGACGTATTGGCTTTGAAAAAGGCTGATATCGGTATTTCCATGGGTAAAAACGGTTCCGATGCAGCGATTGAAACCTCTGATGTCGTTTTATTGGACGACCACTTCGCTACCATCGTCGAGGCTATTAAAGAAGGTCGGGCAATATATGAGAATATCCGGAAGTTCATTAGCTATATATTAGCTTCAAATATACCGGAGATTGTTCCATTCCTTGTGATGGGATTATTCAATATCCCGCTCGCATTGCCTATCTTATTGGTGCTTGCCATAGACCTTGGAACAGATATCGTTCCTGCCATTTCCCTCGGAAAGGAATTGCCGGATGATGATGTCCTTGACCAGCCGCCAAGGAAGAAAGAGAGCAATATTCTCGACCGTCCAACAATACTCAGGGCTTATGGGTTCTTAGGCGTTATCCAGGCAGCCTGCCTGTTCATTGCCTTTTTCTTTGCTTGGGATTATTTCGGGTACACCTTCAGGGAAATCCGTTCCTTTACAGATATAATTGCAACGAATACGGCACCAAATGGGGTCATGCATGCTTATAGCTATGCTATTACGCTCGGTTTTGGGGCTATAATTGCCTGTCAGATTGGGAATCTCTTAGAATCACGGTCATTCAGGCAGCCATTCTTTCAATCATTTAATAAGCCTAATTCATTGATGATATGGGGAATTGTCCTGGAGATTATCTTATTCTTGCTGATTTCCTATACACCGCTCTTCCAGTATGTCTTTGGAACAGCTGCATTGGAATGGCAGCATCTCATTCTGCTCCCAATCTTTACGGTTCTCTTTATGCTTTGTGAGGAAATCCGTAAATGGGTGGTCAGAAGGACTACTATCGGTTAA
- a CDS encoding anti-repressor SinI family protein gives MHNSELDGEWVNLIIVAREIGLSKEEIREFLKKNQLPKKVNTPT, from the coding sequence ATGCACAATTCGGAGTTGGATGGTGAATGGGTAAATTTGATTATAGTTGCCCGAGAGATCGGGCTAAGCAAAGAGGAAATAAGGGAATTTTTAAAAAAAAATCAGCTGCCAAAGAAAGTAAATACCCCTACATAA
- a CDS encoding helix-turn-helix domain-containing protein has protein sequence MIGDRVKRIRTEKKLSMTELAEKAGVAKSYLSSLERNIQTNPSIQFLEKIASVLNVPLDVLLHDTPNDYPLDQDWASLVKEAMESGVSKDQFREFIEYNKWKINNNSK, from the coding sequence ATGATTGGTGATCGTGTCAAAAGAATTAGAACAGAAAAAAAATTATCTATGACTGAACTAGCTGAGAAGGCAGGCGTAGCTAAATCTTATTTGAGTTCATTAGAAAGAAATATACAGACGAACCCTTCCATACAATTTCTCGAAAAGATTGCCTCCGTACTCAATGTCCCTTTGGATGTTCTCTTACACGATACCCCGAATGATTATCCATTGGACCAAGATTGGGCATCGCTCGTGAAAGAAGCGATGGAGTCAGGGGTTTCAAAGGATCAATTCCGGGAATTCATTGAATATAATAAGTGGAAGATAAATAATAACAGCAAATAA
- the mnhG gene encoding monovalent cation/H(+) antiporter subunit G, which produces MNAELISEWIAAGFILSGTSLTLLSAIGLIRLPDVYTRSHAASKSTTLGVLFILLGAFLFFWINEGYVSIRLLLGIFFVFLTAPVAGHIICRAAYRSNVKLADRTVHDDLKKYMKAD; this is translated from the coding sequence TTGAACGCAGAATTGATTAGTGAATGGATTGCTGCCGGTTTCATTCTTTCGGGGACTTCTTTAACACTATTAAGTGCGATAGGGCTGATCAGACTTCCGGATGTGTATACACGCTCCCATGCCGCATCTAAAAGCACCACATTAGGAGTTCTTTTCATTCTTCTTGGAGCATTCCTGTTTTTCTGGATTAACGAGGGATATGTAAGCATACGGCTGCTTCTAGGTATATTCTTTGTGTTTCTGACTGCCCCGGTTGCGGGCCATATCATCTGTCGGGCTGCCTATCGCTCTAACGTAAAGCTGGCCGATCGAACAGTACACGATGACTTAAAGAAATATATGAAGGCTGATTGA
- a CDS encoding Na(+)/H(+) antiporter subunit F1, whose amino-acid sequence MFEILLTAALFILTISILFALYRLFKGPSMPDRVMALDSIGIHLISGVAILSVLFRSHAFLDIILLLGILSFIGTIAFARFIERGVVIERRID is encoded by the coding sequence ATGTTTGAAATACTTTTGACAGCAGCCCTGTTCATATTGACAATATCCATCCTTTTTGCCCTTTATCGCCTGTTCAAAGGTCCTTCCATGCCGGACAGAGTTATGGCACTTGATTCCATTGGCATTCACTTGATTTCAGGTGTAGCCATCTTATCTGTTCTATTCAGATCGCATGCCTTCTTGGATATCATCTTATTGCTAGGGATTCTTTCCTTCATCGGAACGATTGCGTTTGCTAGATTCATTGAAAGAGGTGTGGTCATTGAACGCAGAATTGATTAG
- a CDS encoding Na+/H+ antiporter subunit E: MPVQVLLNIFIGFLWMLLQDKWSFPSFFAGYLVGIIILFFMRRYFNKSFYLGTFLSILKLLYVFMKELVSSTVLVLKQVTRRKINVQPGVFALKTDLNGDWEIPILALLLSLTPGSVVLEISPDNKTFFIHAMDMKESKQSIIKSKSRFEKAIKEVTR, from the coding sequence GTGCCCGTCCAAGTTTTGCTGAATATATTCATCGGTTTCTTATGGATGCTTTTGCAGGATAAATGGAGCTTCCCATCATTCTTTGCCGGATATTTAGTAGGGATCATTATTTTGTTTTTCATGCGCCGTTATTTCAATAAATCCTTCTATTTAGGGACCTTTCTTTCCATCCTGAAGCTATTGTACGTATTCATGAAAGAGCTTGTCTCTTCCACTGTGCTTGTATTGAAACAGGTCACACGCAGGAAAATAAATGTCCAGCCAGGAGTATTTGCCTTAAAGACAGATCTAAATGGGGATTGGGAAATACCGATATTGGCCCTCTTGTTATCACTGACCCCTGGCTCTGTTGTGCTGGAGATTTCGCCAGATAATAAAACATTCTTTATCCATGCCATGGATATGAAGGAATCTAAACAATCCATCATTAAATCAAAAAGCCGTTTTGAAAAGGCCATTAAGGAGGTTACACGATGA
- a CDS encoding Na+/H+ antiporter subunit D, translating into MNNIIILPIIIPLIAGLFMVIFRKKLYMQRSIALLAVLATGIVAMLLAVQVKDEGIQVLQAGGWAAPYGISLVADMFAVILLIITAFVSFCCLFYAFYTIGRIREQNFFYPLFLFMISGVNGSFLTGDIFNLFVFFELMLISSYALITLGGERKQLRESIKYILINVMSSFFFLVAVAYLYAVTGTLNMAHLSVRVAEAGQGGLMTTIAILLLMVFSLKAGLVLFQWLPGSYSVPPTAVAAIFAALLTKVGIYAIFRMFTLIFYHQPEITHLLIGIMGAVTMLLGAIGAVSKWDVKGILTYNVIVSVGLILAGLAAFTTGSITGSVFYLVHDINVKALMFLIGGTVIYLTGTDQLKEMSGLIRTHPFLGWMFFSGALALAGIPPFSGFLGKVLITKGTFEAGDYWLGAIGLISSLLVLYSVMKIFMNVFWGETNLSEDMEKGTTRGIIVPITLLTAVTILLGLGGEFISPYIQLAAEGLMNPELYVNAVLGD; encoded by the coding sequence ATGAATAATATAATCATTCTGCCAATCATTATCCCGCTCATCGCGGGGCTATTTATGGTCATATTCAGAAAAAAACTTTATATGCAGCGGTCCATTGCTTTGCTCGCTGTTCTAGCCACAGGAATAGTGGCGATGCTTTTGGCTGTGCAAGTGAAGGATGAGGGCATACAAGTCCTGCAGGCGGGCGGATGGGCTGCCCCTTATGGGATAAGTCTTGTCGCCGATATGTTTGCGGTCATTCTCTTGATTATAACTGCATTTGTATCCTTCTGTTGCTTGTTTTACGCCTTCTACACAATCGGAAGGATTAGAGAGCAGAATTTCTTCTACCCGCTCTTCCTGTTTATGATCAGCGGTGTGAACGGCTCCTTTTTGACCGGTGACATCTTCAATCTGTTTGTCTTTTTTGAATTGATGCTGATTTCCTCCTATGCGCTGATTACCCTTGGAGGTGAAAGAAAACAGCTCAGGGAATCAATTAAGTATATCTTAATTAATGTTATGTCATCTTTCTTCTTCCTTGTGGCTGTTGCCTATCTTTACGCCGTCACGGGCACATTGAATATGGCGCATCTTTCCGTCCGTGTTGCTGAAGCAGGACAAGGCGGGCTTATGACGACCATTGCTATTCTGCTTTTAATGGTCTTTAGCCTGAAAGCCGGTCTTGTACTGTTTCAATGGCTGCCGGGGTCCTATAGTGTTCCCCCTACAGCAGTGGCAGCCATCTTTGCCGCTTTGCTCACCAAGGTAGGCATTTATGCCATTTTCCGTATGTTCACCTTGATTTTTTACCACCAGCCGGAAATCACACACTTGCTGATTGGTATTATGGGCGCAGTGACCATGCTGCTCGGAGCAATCGGGGCAGTCTCTAAATGGGATGTAAAGGGCATTTTAACCTACAATGTCATCGTATCGGTTGGATTGATTTTGGCTGGACTAGCTGCGTTCACAACAGGCAGCATCACAGGTTCCGTTTTTTATCTTGTGCATGATATCAATGTGAAAGCGTTGATGTTTCTGATTGGGGGCACAGTCATTTACTTAACTGGTACCGATCAATTAAAGGAAATGAGCGGTTTGATCCGGACACATCCGTTTCTTGGCTGGATGTTCTTTTCAGGAGCCTTGGCACTCGCCGGCATTCCGCCGTTCAGTGGTTTTCTTGGAAAAGTGCTGATTACAAAAGGTACCTTTGAAGCAGGAGATTATTGGCTTGGGGCCATTGGATTGATATCAAGCTTGCTGGTCCTTTATTCTGTTATGAAAATCTTCATGAATGTTTTCTGGGGTGAAACAAACTTAAGTGAAGACATGGAGAAGGGTACGACAAGAGGAATAATTGTGCCAATCACGCTTCTGACGGCTGTGACGATTCTTTTAGGATTAGGAGGAGAATTCATCTCCCCTTATATCCAATTGGCCGCTGAAGGCTTGATGAACCCTGAGCTATATGTTAATGCGGTTTTAGGAGATTAA
- a CDS encoding Na(+)/H(+) antiporter subunit C encodes METIMSILIGFFFAIGTYMILSKSLLRIILGTSVIGHAVNLLILTMGGLKTGGPPLLGLKNTSFTDGLPQALILTAIVINFAVTGLFLVVAYRSYRALGTDDMDQLRGNEDE; translated from the coding sequence ATGGAAACAATTATGTCTATACTTATAGGATTTTTTTTCGCAATCGGAACATATATGATCCTATCCAAAAGTCTGCTTAGAATCATACTTGGAACCTCCGTGATTGGCCATGCAGTCAACCTTCTGATTCTGACGATGGGCGGATTGAAGACTGGAGGGCCTCCGCTTTTGGGCCTGAAGAACACCTCCTTTACGGATGGGCTGCCGCAGGCGCTCATTCTGACTGCGATTGTCATTAACTTTGCTGTAACAGGCCTTTTCCTAGTGGTCGCCTATCGTAGTTACCGGGCGTTGGGAACTGATGATATGGATCAATTAAGGGGAAATGAAGATGAATAA
- a CDS encoding Na(+)/H(+) antiporter subunit B, whose product MKPNDILLAAVTKVAVLIILTFSIDLFFAGHHNPGGGFIGGLGIASALVLMYLTLGTEIVNKLIPVDFKTVAAIGVLIAVLTGAGSFLFDVPFLSQTYGYFELPILGKTELATALIFDTGVALAVIGSAVTIILSISEDR is encoded by the coding sequence ATGAAGCCTAATGATATTCTTTTGGCAGCAGTGACAAAAGTCGCCGTTTTGATTATCCTTACGTTTTCCATCGATTTGTTCTTCGCGGGGCATCACAACCCCGGAGGAGGATTCATCGGAGGATTAGGAATAGCCAGCGCTCTTGTCCTCATGTATCTGACGCTAGGAACGGAAATTGTCAACAAACTAATACCTGTAGACTTTAAAACAGTAGCCGCGATCGGGGTTTTGATCGCTGTGCTTACGGGGGCCGGATCTTTTTTGTTCGATGTGCCCTTTCTCTCCCAAACATACGGTTATTTTGAGCTCCCGATTTTGGGCAAAACAGAACTGGCTACTGCGCTCATATTTGACACAGGCGTAGCTTTAGCTGTCATCGGCTCAGCTGTGACGATTATTCTGAGCATAAGTGAGGACCGATAA